A genomic region of Alicyclobacillus sp. SO9 contains the following coding sequences:
- a CDS encoding ArsA family ATPase encodes MTQTRVLIISGKGGVGKTTVAAATASAAAQAGQNTLVVSLDRAHNLGDVLQVTLGSSVTSVQESPNLKAMEIDPQAELSRNWGVLQQYINRFFRYLGVNGQSAEELAVFPGLEELLVLTRLYDLAESGDYDLIVADMAPTASSLRYLSFPDMMDGVLGGLVKWDRRIASLMRPLQGKYLKVPVPEQEVYNKLYDLAARLKNLRNLLFDVNRTAVRLVMIPETIVLEETRRALSYMNLFGMAVDAVVVNRIFPEEALNGYFETWGKIQSSVLQQAEESFAGLPILKMSFQESEVIGVPRLLSTADELYGTSNPADFLQARQPFKYLEADGQTVLSVHLGQVNPSHVKLQRREGDLIITVDGWRRVVTLPDSLVACSVQKASFKAGVLVVFFSETEFSGNESNIANGDGKDRDKKTMVDKREQLVRANAKERRKRT; translated from the coding sequence ATGACTCAAACCCGAGTGCTCATCATTTCAGGAAAAGGCGGGGTTGGCAAAACTACGGTTGCAGCCGCCACCGCTTCTGCAGCAGCACAGGCGGGCCAAAACACGCTTGTTGTCAGTCTGGACAGAGCACACAACTTGGGTGACGTATTACAAGTGACGCTAGGTTCTTCTGTCACAAGCGTGCAAGAAAGCCCAAATCTCAAGGCCATGGAGATTGATCCCCAAGCTGAACTGTCCAGAAACTGGGGAGTGTTGCAGCAATATATCAATCGTTTCTTTCGATATCTGGGCGTGAACGGGCAGTCAGCAGAAGAATTGGCGGTATTTCCCGGTCTGGAAGAACTGCTGGTGCTGACTCGACTCTACGACCTTGCAGAAAGCGGTGACTATGACCTGATTGTAGCAGACATGGCCCCGACCGCCAGCAGCCTCCGCTATTTAAGCTTTCCCGACATGATGGACGGCGTACTGGGGGGACTAGTGAAATGGGACCGGCGGATTGCTTCATTAATGCGTCCGTTGCAGGGGAAGTACCTCAAGGTTCCAGTCCCGGAACAGGAAGTCTACAACAAACTATACGATCTCGCTGCACGTCTAAAGAATCTGCGTAATCTCCTTTTTGATGTCAATCGAACCGCTGTGCGCCTTGTGATGATACCGGAAACCATTGTCTTGGAGGAAACAAGGCGGGCTCTGAGTTACATGAATCTGTTTGGAATGGCTGTAGACGCAGTTGTAGTAAACCGCATTTTTCCTGAGGAAGCACTGAACGGCTACTTTGAAACCTGGGGCAAAATCCAGTCTTCCGTGCTGCAACAGGCAGAGGAATCTTTTGCAGGCTTGCCGATTCTCAAGATGTCTTTTCAGGAATCAGAAGTCATCGGAGTTCCTAGGCTTCTGAGTACAGCCGATGAGCTGTACGGCACCTCTAATCCTGCTGACTTTCTGCAAGCGAGACAGCCGTTTAAGTACCTTGAGGCGGACGGGCAAACGGTGTTATCGGTTCATCTGGGCCAAGTAAACCCTTCGCATGTGAAACTGCAACGCCGTGAGGGAGACTTGATAATTACGGTCGACGGCTGGCGGCGAGTAGTTACTTTACCGGATTCTCTCGTTGCTTGTTCAGTTCAAAAGGCCAGCTTCAAGGCGGGGGTCTTGGTCGTGTTTTTTAGTGAGACCGAATTCTCCGGCAATGAAAGCAACATAGCGAACGGCGATGGTAAGGACAGAGACAAGAAGACCATGGTGGACAAACGGGAACAGCTTGTAAGAGCAAATGCAAAAGAGAGGCGGAAACGAACATGA
- a CDS encoding SagB family peptide dehydrogenase, whose translation MNLHQFVYNLHFDVESVRAADVKVDWDDAPLPFKIYSGTEQLTLPQAWPGIANQSGFARPSQPGIFDDLGTLLWYSYGLTAIAQTYVPVQDNESAIDLVQTLRRFAPSGGGLYPSELYVYLNMDEDKRGVYHYDVERHTLSLLRTGDFDNYLQQALGGRVDFSNVTVALFVSTMFWKNFFKYHDFSYRLQGIDAGAVVGQVISSAQRLNFRSIVQFQFLDAAINHLLGLSEETETVYAVISLVHKSDGTALTRQKPQSPPVSATGLYKLLARVNPSYYIKSRRIKAYPNIVDLNRAAMYHSTEDFYPSDAEPARFELEKADSPSAQMECNPGQQAPAQGKQVQQVKLPSEPGLNYDFYRACKQRYSPGADFWFGQVSINDVATLLHEATSTVDYHSDITAHGDAGMAEGIREVAASRFVMGVCLHGVSGIEDGAYVYDRSSRTLHLCNEGDYRVRLQQGMSMHNVNLHQVPLCFHILGDVHHLKRQYGYRGHRIQHMEAGIVLQKLLLTASALGMNGHPLLDYDEALCDEIYNSSAINKTTLIQIPVGYYRPVARLEASLCLQHSVKRP comes from the coding sequence ATGAACCTCCATCAATTTGTTTACAATTTGCACTTTGATGTGGAATCAGTACGAGCGGCCGATGTGAAGGTGGATTGGGACGATGCCCCGCTCCCCTTTAAGATTTACAGCGGCACTGAGCAACTGACGTTGCCGCAGGCCTGGCCGGGCATAGCAAACCAATCTGGTTTCGCCCGCCCTTCACAGCCGGGCATTTTCGATGACCTTGGCACGCTTCTTTGGTACAGTTACGGTCTAACCGCGATTGCGCAAACTTACGTACCCGTGCAAGACAATGAGTCCGCGATTGATTTGGTACAGACACTGCGAAGGTTTGCACCCTCAGGAGGCGGCTTGTATCCAAGCGAATTATACGTGTACCTGAACATGGATGAAGACAAGCGGGGCGTCTACCACTACGATGTGGAGCGGCACACGCTGTCCCTTTTGCGCACAGGAGACTTTGACAATTATCTGCAGCAAGCGCTGGGGGGACGGGTAGATTTTTCAAATGTAACGGTCGCACTGTTTGTATCAACTATGTTTTGGAAGAATTTTTTCAAATATCACGATTTCTCTTACCGGCTTCAGGGGATTGATGCAGGCGCCGTAGTGGGTCAAGTGATTTCCTCTGCACAGAGACTGAATTTCAGGTCGATTGTACAGTTTCAGTTTCTTGACGCCGCCATAAATCATCTTCTTGGATTGTCGGAGGAGACAGAGACGGTGTATGCAGTGATTTCTCTTGTGCATAAATCGGACGGCACTGCCTTAACGAGGCAAAAGCCACAGAGTCCTCCCGTGTCTGCGACTGGTCTGTACAAATTATTAGCCCGAGTAAATCCTTCCTATTATATAAAATCACGACGAATCAAAGCGTATCCAAACATTGTGGACTTGAATCGCGCAGCTATGTATCATTCGACAGAAGATTTCTATCCGTCAGATGCAGAGCCTGCAAGATTTGAGCTCGAAAAAGCGGATTCTCCGTCAGCACAAATGGAATGCAACCCAGGACAACAAGCGCCGGCCCAGGGGAAACAGGTACAACAGGTAAAACTGCCTAGCGAGCCGGGTCTGAATTATGACTTTTACAGGGCTTGCAAACAGAGATACTCGCCGGGGGCGGATTTTTGGTTCGGGCAGGTCTCCATCAACGACGTTGCAACTCTGTTGCACGAAGCAACGAGCACAGTGGACTACCACAGTGATATCACGGCGCATGGAGATGCCGGGATGGCAGAGGGAATCAGGGAAGTGGCAGCTTCGCGTTTTGTGATGGGCGTGTGCTTGCACGGTGTGTCAGGTATAGAAGACGGTGCATATGTTTATGACCGGTCTTCGCGAACACTGCATCTGTGCAATGAGGGAGATTATCGGGTGCGTTTACAACAGGGGATGTCCATGCACAATGTCAACCTGCATCAGGTGCCCCTGTGCTTTCATATTCTCGGGGACGTCCATCACTTGAAACGGCAATATGGCTACAGAGGCCACAGAATCCAGCATATGGAGGCCGGGATTGTACTCCAGAAGCTCTTATTGACTGCTTCGGCTTTAGGGATGAACGGGCATCCTCTGCTCGACTACGACGAAGCTCTGTGTGACGAAATTTACAACAGCTCTGCTATCAACAAGACAACGCTCATACAGATTCCTGTCGGATATTATCGCCCTGTTGCCCGGCTTGAAGCATCACTTTGCTTACAACACTCCGTCAAGCGCCCGTGA
- a CDS encoding GbsR/MarR family transcriptional regulator, with translation MTDGQTFAEVQERYAEFFGSAAALYNVNPLLGRLYGYLVLAPEPMTLGDLSRAAGAAKSTVSVAMRTLEHYRVVRRSWIKGDRRDYFMPRMNVNEVLRELFQLFFSHELKYMREANLTAKQALESSQAGGDWPSDDKRRELLQRIEILEGFSDLITTWLEQFIGEGQQSVSKAAETIEIEVEE, from the coding sequence ATGACAGACGGACAAACGTTCGCAGAGGTACAAGAGCGGTATGCAGAGTTTTTTGGAAGTGCAGCGGCGCTCTATAACGTCAATCCACTGCTGGGACGATTGTATGGTTACCTTGTGCTGGCTCCGGAACCGATGACACTCGGCGACTTGAGTCGTGCAGCGGGTGCAGCAAAGAGTACCGTGAGTGTGGCTATGAGAACACTTGAGCACTACAGAGTCGTTCGCAGGTCGTGGATAAAAGGGGACAGACGAGACTATTTTATGCCGCGAATGAACGTGAATGAGGTTCTGAGAGAGCTATTTCAACTGTTCTTCTCTCATGAGTTGAAGTATATGAGAGAGGCGAATCTCACAGCTAAACAAGCTTTGGAGTCGTCACAGGCAGGCGGTGACTGGCCTTCGGACGACAAACGCAGGGAACTGTTGCAAAGGATTGAGATTCTCGAGGGCTTTTCTGACTTAATCACCACATGGTTGGAACAGTTCATAGGCGAAGGGCAGCAATCCGTATCCAAGGCGGCTGAAACTATTGAAATCGAGGTGGAAGAATGA
- a CDS encoding ABC transporter ATP-binding protein, with translation MTALVELQNVGKMYGHGVKTHALQSASMTFHKGELVVILGPSGSGKSTLLNLIGGLDSPSQGTVTVTGTDITALSTKGLSEYRRDKVGFIFQFYNLIPSLTAYENVELAASLSRSSLNVAKVLEKMGLTEILHHFPSQMSGGQQQRVAIARALVKNPPLLLCDEPTGALDYETGKSVLALLGDLSHEEGKTVVIVTHNSALAAMANRVVRLKDGHVIEDTVQTKAVPASQLTW, from the coding sequence ATGACTGCTCTTGTCGAACTACAAAACGTAGGGAAGATGTACGGCCACGGCGTAAAAACGCACGCATTACAATCTGCCAGCATGACATTTCACAAGGGGGAACTCGTGGTGATTTTGGGCCCGAGCGGCTCAGGAAAATCTACACTGTTGAATCTGATTGGCGGGTTGGACAGCCCGTCCCAAGGGACAGTTACGGTTACGGGAACGGATATAACGGCTCTGTCAACCAAGGGGTTGTCCGAATACCGCAGAGACAAAGTGGGTTTCATTTTTCAGTTCTACAACTTGATTCCCAGTCTAACGGCCTATGAAAACGTTGAGTTGGCAGCGAGTCTGAGCCGGAGTTCACTGAACGTGGCAAAGGTCCTTGAGAAAATGGGGTTGACTGAGATTCTCCATCATTTTCCTAGCCAGATGAGCGGCGGACAACAGCAACGTGTTGCGATTGCTAGAGCACTAGTCAAGAATCCTCCGTTGTTGCTGTGCGATGAACCGACAGGTGCGTTGGACTACGAAACAGGCAAGTCCGTTCTGGCGCTCTTGGGAGATTTGTCCCATGAGGAAGGCAAAACCGTTGTCATTGTAACGCACAACAGCGCCTTGGCAGCGATGGCCAATCGGGTCGTTCGACTCAAAGACGGCCATGTCATTGAAGATACAGTCCAAACGAAAGCTGTGCCAGCTTCACAACTCACATGGTAA
- a CDS encoding FtsX-like permease family protein, with amino-acid sequence MLNKKLVRDLLRQKWQVFAVIVVVLLGTALFDASYLAYKNLQHSYSATQTKTHLADETVAAAQVSKQQVHQVVHIAGVDKAANQLIMSLPVTVPGTTTRDKTGGLLKVDGRLIGIPLAHQPKLNQVVIVKGHYPDTTGQILVERHFADYHHLVPGDALKIQTPAGDKSVTVSGVAVSANYLWVARNRQDVFPSPASFGVFFVPRQTLTQIGQEGLQSLHGQSASAANLKLAATATDGNRLLYTLSPGANKEAVLKQVKSVLQSSHILSVTPRNKQVDIQLLQMDLNGFKQMAEAFPLFFLTVAAFIVAALMNRMVSQERPLIGTMMAIGIRRRQVLFHYLAYSLVIGGIGVLTGTGAGVWMGDAMTKAYASQLHIPFVFTEPHWNVLLVGVMLGLIAPFVAGLVPALSASRLHPAEAMRAFTSQRRIGQPRKHRMRGPLWWRLSIRDLLRHPGRTLGTAIGVMAALVLVVTTGGLEDSMTRGLNVSVNQSQRYDLRADFYVPQQQTKLHSTLSQMKGVEQIETMLTLPVQVSNEATGKTYDTAVEGVPKNSNLLQLHDVKGSVLKPQSGAAVVTKSIAKKLGLKIGDEMKIQVLPHGPVATFKVGSFGFSLLGNAITVPLVEAQRDFHMSGQVTTALVTTSTAKRSAIHSDLGNLSGVVRVQDQAAFRTQIHQLMGLMYVMLGAMLVFAVILAASILFNTASLNILERQRELATMRALGYKNSSIIGLITAGNGLIGLLGLVIGFPLSLLTLKLYLAQYTSDLFSMPFWLYPRTIVLAVVGILLVLLFAQWPALRRVTKMNLADATKMRE; translated from the coding sequence ATGCTGAACAAAAAACTTGTACGAGACTTGTTACGGCAAAAATGGCAGGTGTTTGCAGTTATCGTAGTAGTACTTTTGGGAACGGCCTTATTTGATGCATCCTATCTTGCGTACAAGAACCTTCAGCACAGTTATTCAGCGACACAGACAAAGACTCACCTTGCTGATGAAACGGTTGCAGCGGCGCAAGTCTCGAAGCAACAAGTACACCAAGTTGTGCATATAGCTGGGGTGGACAAGGCTGCAAATCAGTTGATTATGTCATTACCTGTAACGGTACCGGGGACAACGACAAGAGATAAGACTGGCGGGTTGTTGAAAGTGGACGGACGGCTCATTGGTATCCCCCTTGCTCATCAACCAAAGCTCAATCAGGTTGTCATTGTAAAAGGGCACTACCCCGACACAACCGGTCAAATCCTTGTGGAGCGCCATTTTGCGGACTATCACCATTTAGTTCCCGGGGACGCGCTTAAGATTCAGACCCCCGCCGGAGACAAATCGGTGACGGTTTCCGGTGTGGCAGTCAGCGCCAACTATTTGTGGGTGGCACGAAATCGCCAGGATGTTTTCCCATCCCCTGCAAGTTTTGGTGTCTTTTTTGTTCCTAGACAAACTCTGACTCAAATTGGGCAAGAAGGATTGCAGTCCCTTCACGGACAGAGTGCAAGCGCGGCCAATTTGAAACTGGCAGCGACCGCGACAGACGGGAACAGGCTCTTGTACACATTGTCTCCCGGTGCCAACAAAGAAGCCGTATTGAAACAAGTGAAGTCTGTGCTGCAATCAAGTCATATTTTGTCTGTTACACCGAGAAATAAGCAAGTGGACATTCAACTGTTGCAGATGGATTTGAATGGATTTAAACAAATGGCAGAGGCCTTTCCACTGTTCTTTCTCACAGTTGCAGCTTTCATCGTAGCCGCACTCATGAATAGAATGGTTTCGCAGGAACGGCCCCTGATTGGGACGATGATGGCAATCGGTATTCGCCGCAGGCAAGTGCTGTTTCATTATCTAGCCTATTCGCTTGTGATTGGCGGTATTGGAGTTCTGACAGGAACTGGTGCAGGCGTTTGGATGGGGGATGCCATGACAAAGGCCTATGCGTCACAACTGCACATTCCTTTTGTTTTCACCGAGCCCCATTGGAATGTGTTGCTCGTCGGTGTCATGCTTGGTCTCATCGCTCCGTTTGTCGCCGGACTCGTACCTGCTCTCAGCGCCTCGCGGCTGCACCCGGCAGAAGCTATGCGTGCGTTCACGTCGCAGCGCAGGATTGGTCAGCCGAGAAAGCACCGGATGCGTGGTCCCCTTTGGTGGAGGCTTTCAATTCGTGATCTCCTTCGCCATCCTGGCCGAACCCTTGGTACAGCAATTGGCGTCATGGCTGCTTTGGTCCTGGTGGTCACAACCGGGGGCTTGGAAGACTCGATGACAAGGGGATTAAACGTATCCGTCAATCAATCTCAGCGCTATGACTTGCGGGCCGACTTCTATGTTCCTCAACAACAGACAAAACTTCACAGTACCCTTTCGCAAATGAAAGGTGTTGAACAGATTGAAACAATGTTAACACTGCCTGTACAAGTGTCCAATGAGGCTACAGGGAAAACCTATGACACTGCCGTGGAGGGCGTTCCAAAGAATTCCAATCTGTTGCAGTTGCACGATGTAAAAGGAAGCGTACTGAAACCTCAATCGGGGGCAGCGGTTGTAACCAAGTCGATTGCCAAAAAGCTGGGATTGAAAATTGGGGATGAAATGAAGATTCAAGTGCTGCCGCACGGCCCTGTCGCAACATTCAAGGTGGGCAGCTTCGGGTTTTCATTACTTGGAAATGCCATCACCGTTCCGTTAGTTGAGGCGCAGCGTGATTTTCATATGAGTGGCCAGGTGACAACGGCATTAGTTACGACGTCTACTGCAAAACGGTCCGCCATACACTCTGACTTAGGTAATCTTTCAGGTGTGGTGCGCGTCCAAGACCAAGCAGCGTTTCGTACACAGATTCACCAACTGATGGGTCTGATGTACGTCATGCTCGGTGCAATGCTGGTCTTTGCTGTGATTCTCGCAGCATCAATCTTGTTTAATACCGCATCCCTCAACATTCTCGAACGGCAACGCGAGTTGGCAACGATGCGCGCACTGGGATACAAAAACAGCAGCATTATCGGTCTCATTACTGCAGGAAATGGATTGATTGGCCTCCTCGGCCTTGTCATCGGATTTCCATTGTCCCTGCTAACCCTAAAGTTGTATCTTGCCCAGTATACAAGCGATTTGTTCAGCATGCCGTTTTGGCTGTATCCGCGCACCATTGTGCTTGCTGTTGTCGGAATACTGCTCGTGTTGTTGTTTGCGCAATGGCCTGCGTTGAGACGGGTCACAAAAATGAATTTGGCTGATGCAACGAAGATGCGAGAATAG